Proteins found in one Amycolatopsis aidingensis genomic segment:
- a CDS encoding thioesterase II family protein — protein MDGRWLAGRRPRHDAEFRLFCLAYAGGSASVYHEWRRLVPAHVDVCPVELPGRGGRWGEPAFTELDPLVRAMATALSPALDLPFALFGHSMGGLLAFELARTLRDQGKPQPCELFVSATSAPGGPRTGSSVHRASDAELTAEIRRLGGTPAEVLADADLMALTLPALRADYAVLETYEYRPAAPLEVPITVFGGAADRIVPPSALRGWTGESLAGVTTRMLPGDHFFLRSAAGDLVSSIVRTLARHRTGVRNAPHAVGSATER, from the coding sequence GTGGACGGTCGATGGCTGGCAGGAAGGCGGCCGCGGCACGACGCCGAGTTCCGGTTGTTCTGCCTGGCCTATGCCGGTGGGAGTGCCTCGGTCTACCACGAGTGGCGGCGGCTCGTGCCTGCGCATGTCGACGTGTGCCCGGTGGAACTGCCCGGCCGGGGTGGCCGTTGGGGCGAACCCGCGTTCACCGAGCTGGACCCGCTGGTGCGGGCGATGGCGACCGCGCTGAGCCCCGCGCTGGATCTCCCGTTCGCGCTGTTCGGGCACAGTATGGGTGGGCTGCTGGCCTTCGAGCTGGCGAGAACCCTGCGCGACCAGGGAAAGCCCCAGCCGTGCGAGCTGTTCGTCTCGGCCACCTCCGCACCCGGCGGGCCGCGCACCGGATCCTCGGTCCATCGCGCCTCCGACGCGGAGCTGACCGCGGAGATCCGGCGGCTCGGCGGTACCCCGGCCGAGGTCCTCGCCGATGCGGACCTGATGGCACTGACCCTGCCCGCACTGCGCGCGGACTACGCGGTGCTGGAGACCTACGAGTATCGCCCGGCCGCACCGCTCGAGGTGCCGATCACGGTGTTCGGCGGCGCGGCCGACCGGATCGTGCCGCCCTCCGCGCTGCGCGGCTGGACCGGGGAGAGCCTCGCTGGCGTGACCACCCGGATGCTGCCCGGTGACCACTTCTTCCTGCGCTCGGCCGCCGGTGACCTGGTGAGCAGCATCGTGCGCACGCTGGCCCGGCACCGCACCGGCGTCCGGAACGCGCCGCACGCCGTCGGTTCGGCGACCGAAAGGTGA
- a CDS encoding lipase, with product MRTTTPGRMLAPVLTALLLLALAPAAGATAAGGDQHGRGALLWAEPLYTLATPGEVVAELESAGFGTEHVRHGVRAFRLIYRTVDAHGDPTVASGLLTLPHGRRGALRAVSYAHGSELHRAEAPSTAPHGFNAAPAVTYAAAGFAGVAPDYLGLGLGPGTHPWLNLRSASVASLDMLRAARRFLPLTDRSLRPSVLATGFSQGAAAAMGLGRLLQAGADRRFTLGALAPNSGAYDLREVQLPAMLDGELPAKLSVLNAAYALVAFDRVFDVYREPAQVFLAPYADTVEGLIDGSHSWRELAMATPATLAELLTTQGRQLLANPTGGMARALRDADSGCRGWAPRVPLRLYLAGGDEQVANANTISCRDDLGASGVRAPVVDLGAHDHQGSRHFGANVRGTAATASWFTELTPS from the coding sequence ATGCGCACGACCACTCCCGGCAGGATGCTGGCGCCGGTACTGACGGCGTTGCTGTTGCTGGCCCTCGCTCCCGCGGCAGGGGCCACCGCGGCAGGCGGTGACCAGCACGGCCGCGGCGCCCTGCTGTGGGCCGAACCGCTGTACACCCTCGCGACGCCGGGGGAGGTCGTGGCCGAGCTGGAATCCGCGGGGTTCGGCACCGAGCACGTCCGGCACGGGGTGCGCGCCTTCCGGCTGATCTACCGCACGGTCGACGCGCACGGGGATCCGACCGTCGCGAGTGGATTGCTGACCCTGCCGCACGGCAGGCGCGGGGCGCTGCGCGCGGTGTCCTATGCGCACGGCAGCGAGCTGCACCGGGCCGAGGCTCCTTCCACCGCGCCGCACGGGTTCAACGCGGCCCCCGCCGTCACCTACGCCGCGGCCGGTTTCGCCGGGGTCGCGCCGGACTACCTCGGCCTCGGCCTCGGGCCAGGCACGCATCCCTGGCTGAACCTGCGCTCGGCGAGCGTGGCCTCGCTGGACATGCTGCGGGCGGCCCGGCGGTTCCTGCCGCTGACCGACCGCAGCCTGCGCCCCTCGGTGCTGGCAACCGGGTTCTCCCAGGGCGCGGCCGCGGCGATGGGGCTGGGGCGGCTGCTGCAGGCCGGCGCTGACCGGCGGTTCACCCTGGGGGCGCTGGCCCCGAACAGCGGCGCCTACGACCTGCGCGAGGTGCAGCTGCCCGCGATGCTCGACGGCGAGCTCCCTGCCAAGCTGAGCGTGCTGAACGCCGCCTATGCGCTGGTCGCCTTCGACCGGGTCTTCGACGTGTACCGCGAACCGGCGCAGGTCTTCCTGGCTCCCTACGCGGACACCGTGGAGGGCCTGATCGACGGCAGCCATTCCTGGCGGGAACTGGCCATGGCGACCCCTGCCACGCTGGCGGAGCTGCTGACCACGCAGGGCAGGCAGCTGCTGGCGAACCCGACCGGCGGGATGGCGCGGGCGCTGCGCGATGCCGACAGTGGCTGCCGCGGCTGGGCCCCGCGGGTTCCGCTGCGGCTCTACCTGGCAGGCGGGGACGAGCAGGTCGCAAACGCCAACACCATCAGCTGCCGGGACGACCTGGGGGCAAGCGGGGTGCGGGCGCCGGTCGTGGACCTCGGCGCGCACGATCATCAAGGATCCCGGCATTTCGGGGCGAACGTCCGCGGCACCGCCGCGACGGCAAGCTGGTTCACCGAGCTGACACCAAGCTGA
- a CDS encoding ArnT family glycosyltransferase, which produces MHTTGAAPRAAGGRTPHDFATAGVLLVAAVVGLGHLAASFCAEYWFDEAYMLAMGRYHLDWGYVDQPPLVPALAAAMDWLVPGSTVVLRLPAVLASTAAVVLAALIARELGADRRAQIIAAIAQPGALWVTLTGHWMTPYTMEPLVWGLITWLLVRWVRLRQDWLLVLLGLVVGIGTQTKFQVFMLCGALLVSVLVLGPRELLRRPMLWAGIGLALLIALPTLLWQATNGWPQLRMAGVVANESAELSTGGRLGTAVALVALAGIAGSVLLVLGLWRLLRGAELRDYRFLGLTFVLLYLVIVIGGGRFYYLGGIYPLLIAAGAVALQRRRATGRVGLRWMAVPACALSLVSTAGVLVLSSAMTPAATWAANLAGVTSGENLAGRATTVYRKLPQQVRERTAIIGDSYLIAAYIEAYGRRYEPPATYSTNRGYGYLPPPPAERDTVLYVGSRPQAMGAYFGQMRLLSPGTAEDTSVWLLTQRRESWNRIWSELRDLDLANR; this is translated from the coding sequence ATGCACACCACCGGCGCCGCGCCGCGCGCGGCCGGGGGGCGGACGCCGCACGACTTCGCCACGGCTGGCGTGCTGCTGGTGGCTGCTGTGGTCGGGCTCGGCCACCTTGCGGCCAGCTTCTGCGCGGAGTACTGGTTCGACGAGGCCTACATGCTCGCCATGGGGCGGTACCACCTGGACTGGGGCTATGTGGACCAGCCGCCGCTGGTCCCGGCGCTTGCCGCCGCGATGGACTGGCTGGTGCCCGGCTCCACCGTGGTGCTGCGGCTGCCCGCGGTACTGGCCAGCACGGCCGCCGTGGTGCTCGCCGCGCTGATCGCCAGGGAGCTCGGTGCCGACCGCCGGGCCCAGATCATCGCGGCGATCGCCCAGCCGGGGGCCCTGTGGGTGACGCTGACCGGGCACTGGATGACGCCCTACACCATGGAGCCACTGGTGTGGGGGCTGATCACCTGGTTGCTGGTGCGCTGGGTGCGCCTGCGCCAGGACTGGTTGCTGGTGTTGCTCGGCCTGGTCGTGGGTATCGGCACGCAGACCAAGTTCCAGGTCTTCATGCTGTGCGGCGCGCTGCTGGTCAGCGTGCTGGTGCTGGGGCCGAGGGAACTGCTGCGCCGCCCGATGCTGTGGGCCGGGATCGGGCTCGCGCTGCTCATCGCGCTGCCGACGCTGCTCTGGCAGGCGACGAACGGCTGGCCCCAGCTGCGGATGGCAGGGGTGGTCGCGAACGAATCCGCGGAACTGTCCACCGGCGGCAGGCTGGGCACGGCGGTGGCGCTGGTCGCGCTGGCCGGGATCGCCGGGAGCGTGCTGCTGGTACTGGGGTTGTGGCGGCTGCTGCGCGGCGCCGAGCTGCGCGACTACCGCTTTCTCGGGCTGACCTTCGTGCTGCTGTACCTGGTGATCGTGATCGGCGGCGGCCGGTTCTACTACCTCGGCGGGATCTACCCGCTGCTGATCGCGGCGGGTGCGGTCGCGTTGCAACGGCGGCGTGCGACCGGGCGGGTCGGGCTGCGCTGGATGGCGGTGCCCGCATGCGCGCTGAGCCTGGTGAGCACGGCCGGGGTGCTGGTGCTGTCCTCCGCCATGACCCCCGCGGCGACCTGGGCGGCCAACCTCGCCGGGGTCACCTCGGGGGAGAACCTCGCAGGCCGCGCCACCACCGTCTACCGGAAGCTGCCGCAGCAGGTCCGGGAGCGCACCGCCATCATCGGGGACAGCTACCTGATCGCGGCCTACATCGAGGCGTACGGCAGGCGTTACGAGCCGCCGGCCACCTACAGCACCAACCGCGGCTACGGCTACCTGCCGCCTCCGCCAGCGGAGCGGGACACGGTGCTGTACGTGGGATCGCGGCCGCAGGCGATGGGCGCCTACTTCGGGCAGATGCGACTGCTTTCGCCCGGCACGGCCGAGGACACCTCGGTGTGGCTGCTCACCCAGCGGCGGGAAAGCTGGAACCGGATCTGGTCGGAACTGCGTGACCTCGACCTGGCAAACCGATGA